The genome window GCAAGAGGAGGTAGGGGTGCAGGGTCCGGTTGcaacttacctcaagcagctcccagaagcagtgacatgtctcccctctggctcctatgcagaggtgtggCGCtgaccaggtggctctgcacgcttccctgtccgcaggcgccacccctgcagctcccattggctgcagttcctggccaattggaactgcagagctggtgcttggggcgggggcagcatggagaaccccctggctgcccctatgtgtaggagccagaggtgggacatgctgctgcttcaggGAGCCGCGCTGAGCCATGGCACACGCAGCACCCCCAATCCTGCTTCCCTGGAGCTCGAAGGCTAGATTAAAAGGTCTGCAGGGCTGGACATGGCCCACAGaccatagtttgctcacccctgctgtAGTGACTCCTTCACAGCACCTgttgggccaggtcaggagacagaagatatggggagacagacagcgttGAGTCGCTGGGGGGCCAGACGGGCTCATTAGGGAATGTagaggaggacagactggggcaggggctgaatgggagtggaggtgcaggggcagggggagggagtgcagggccacatagggacagggaggtgcctgggtgggggcacagagacacatgaggacaggggcagatgtgcctgattgAGTGGGAGAGACTAGGGGTCAACCAGGGTCTGCACAttggaagctccctaacaatccctccttgcccacccccaaaaaacctgttccatacttttcccacccatacccaacaaccctccaagttcacacccaggctccttcccagcaattacttccgtcttcctccattacccctgactccccctgcactgcttctgaggggtgcgggaaatatgATTCGGTTctgtagtttaaattaattattactcagagttctgtaaggaatctatttgtcaaaaaacatttcctgagtCTTTTTTGtagtctgtattgttacagacatacttgctgacaggtattttgaaataaattaccaaaataattgaaactggtgtgattctattgtgttattttgacaaataaaatatgcagaattaaaatattgtgcacagaatttttaattttttggcgcataatttttcaaatattttgcgCAGAATTCCCCCCGGAGAAAATGTTGCTGTTGCAGAAGTAAAATATTTCCCTTTAGCGAGGATGTGGGGGAATTCTCTTCAAAGTTATCTTATAGCTTTATACAATATGTACAGAAAGATATCGAGGTCGAATATAAGTGATTATGTTTTGCTGACTTGACAGTTTTGGGGGAATAAGGGATTTCACAAGAAAAAACTGGATTAGGAGTAGTGGCATAAGGAGACAGGGTACGAAGGGCATGTATTAGCCTATCACAAAGCAGTGTTCCTACCTACCTCAATGTCACAATATTAAAATAGGGCTTCAGAATACATATGCTCACACTCCAAATCTGCACATTTCAAAGACTTCATGTCATTGGACCAACTGGCTTCATTGTGCTGAACTGACAGGCCTTGAAACAACAGCGCTGTTTCAGGAATGCAGATTTGGCACATTACAAGTGACTCGTAACCCAAGAAGAATGGAAAGCTGCTTTAAGAATTTAGGATTGCCCCATTTGGCCTGAACGGCTAGTCAGAATTCAAGGTCTTGCCAGGGTGATTCAGCAATATGTGTCAGGTGTGTTCTTGTTGTACTTTTGTTGATTCACAAAAAGTGTACGTAGAGTGGTTTCCTTGAACACAgaggaaacaaacagcagcaggcagtttccttgctaaGAAATCCCCAAGTCTGCCACTTCAGCGAATTCTGTGCCCAAACTATCTTTATGCTTCCTCTCAGGGTCACTGTCACAATTCCTTCAACTAGCTTGCCCCCTCCAATACACATAGCCAGCAACCAATATCTTAGCTGCTGGAGCCAAGGGTTTCACTGCTTGAGAACCCTGTTGTTCCTTAATATCTGAAGTCGCCTTTCCTCACTTGTTGCTGGATCAAAAAATGTGATACGCCTCATGCAGTATGAATGAAAGCACTGCCTCATGCTGCCATGTAGAACATGAAAAGAAACTGGCAGCAGTTAAGACAACAAAATGAGGGATAAAGAAAGAGGGAACTTagtaaatctctctctttgtttgaATGGTTGAATTGTACGGTACTAgtattttttgctttttgtttgagCAACAGGTCAGTCCATTGTGGGATGCAAAGCAATCCTGATCGATGACCAGGTCTTTGTGGTGGTGGCACAGCTCTTCGGTGGCTCACATATCTACAAGTATGATGAAAGCTGGACAAAGTTTGTCAAATTCCAGGACATAGAAGTCTCTCGCATTTCCAAGCCAAATGATATAGAGCTGTTTCAGATAGACAGCGAAAAGTTTTTTGTCATAGCAGATAGCTCTAAAGCTGGTCTGTCAACAGTTTATAAATGGAATAACAAAGGATTCTACTCTTACCAGTCCCTGCATGAGTGGTTCAGGGACACAGATGCTGAGTTTGTTGATATAGATGGAAAATCTCATTTAATCCTCTCGAGCCGCTCACAAGTTCCCATTATACTTCAGTggaacaaaaattcaaaaaagtTTGTCCCACACAGTGAAATCCCCAACATGGAGGATGTCTTGGCTGTGAAGAGCTTCAGGATGCAAAATAGCCTCTACATAACGCTCACAAGGTTTATTGGTGACTCCAGAGTCATGAAGTGGAATAGCAAGCAGTTTGTGGAGATACAGGCTCTCCCGTCTCGAGGGGCAATGACACTGCAGCCTTTCTCCTTTAAGAATAATCACTACCTAGCTCTAGGAAGTGACTACACCTTCTCCCAGATATACCAGTGGGATAACGAGAAGAACCTCTTTAGACTATTTAAAGAAATCTACGTGCAGGCACCTCGCTCTTTCACAGCTGTGTCAACTGATAGAAGagattttttctttgtttctagtTTTAAAGGAAACACACAGATATTTGAACATATAATTGTTGACTTGAGTTTATGAGGGCTGTTGGAGTGAAGCTCATGTACAATGAGACATTTTCACTTATcagaaacagcaacaaaaagaTTATTCATCTCCAAAAATAGGGTGTACTTGTGGAACTAGTAAGAAGTTTTCTGAACTTTTAGAATTTGCATATTAACCAGGAATTGCAATGACTTGGTTAACTGCATGACATGTCCATTTTaccatttttaaagacattttaaaacctGTAATTATTCAGAGGAGTGTGCAATGCATAAGGATTAATTCTGATATCTAAGACAGCTATGTGAATTTTACCTAAGAAATTGAATTAGATTGGACACCTCGTAGAAAcaagagaggagagaaaacagTGTCAAACATGGAAACTATTCTTTCCTCTAAACCTAACGTTTCAGTAATGATACTTAAAAGTAAAGTCAACTGCACATATTTGTTGATGAATTGTATAAATTGACATCAACCTTCAATAACATTTTTTGGTCATCTTGGTTCCTTGCAGTTGATGGGCAGCATCTCTTTgttctttataataaaacaaaggtCATTGTTTTAATTCATATTGATACTAGATGAGAGGGAAGGTTAAAAATTCTTTGACctcttcctgttgatttcagagaGAAAGCATGGATACAAAAAAATCACTGTGGGTGATGGGATGGCAATGAAATATAGGGCCTTTCACTTCTAGATAATGGGTTCCCTTCAGCTTCAGGTCAATAGTGACTGGAAGTGGCTGATAGTTGTTTGCTGGCATATCTGAACTCAGCTGGTCTTAGTTCAATTTGTAGCTCATAAGTCTCTGTTTCACAAATACAAACTCTCTAACTGGCACTAACTCACACCCCTACTGATAGTCTCAATAGTGTGCCAAGGATTTTAATGAGTATGGAAACTGAActactctgtcactcttaggcctggtctacactacagggttacgtcgacctaagttacgcaactccagctacgtgaataatgtagctggagtcgatgtagtttaggtcgacttattgcggtgtctacaccactgcactgggtcgacaggagaaactctcccattgacttaccttatgcttctcgtttcggtggagtactggagtcaacaggagagtgatttgtggtcgatttagcaggtcttcactagaaccactaaatcgacccctggtGGATCAATCACCGCAACATTGATCACCGGTAAGTGTAGTCATACCCTTAGAGGAGGTTCTGCTTAATCTAGATTGAAGCTTACTTATGGGTCAGTGCAGGGAAGCCTGTGTTAGTGTTGCCTGTGCTGGAGCTGTTCCGTACATAAAGAGAGCATTTCATTCCATAAAGTTTCTCATCTCCTAAACTAGATTTCTGAAAACTGCAAGCTGTATTTTGAGTGATCCTCCCACCATATGAAAGCCATACTCTCCTCTGGTATAaccaagtccactgaagtcaatggagttgtagCTGCCTCAGATTAGTGCTAATGTTAGCAATAAAAGTACAGTGCTAGCTAAGAATTTTCACTTAGATCACCCCACGCTATCCAACTGACAAATGGCTCTGGGAATGCCAAGCTACAGAAGCTCTATTGGATACAGAACCAAATCATATTTAGCAGTCTTTTAAACTCATTTTTGGGTGAATGCAGGCTATAGTGTTTATTCATCATCACAAATAGGTCAGTCGTGGCATAGTCACCATGCATAGTCACTCTTCCAAGATGACAGAGAGGGGTTGTGCATTCAGTCACATGAACAGAGCCTTATGGTGGAAGCCATGTCTCTCTACATGCTTTTGAGACAGTTTTATTATAGCAGAGTCCTTCTCTGACTCACCACTACAAATGTCACTTTACATTTTCATCTTGGATTCACATATTAAATTTTCTACTTTATCATGAGACTTTTTGCTGCATGCTATGGAATTTATAAGGCTTTGTAAAGGAAGCTGAACAAATGAAACAGGTCAATATCCTTCCCCAGGCAAGGTTATCACAGCCTTGCTGCTCTGACTGAGCCTAACATTTCTCATCACGGATAAGTAGCAACATGCCCAGTTATTACAAATGTAAATGTCTCTTGCTGACTTCTGGTTTAAAGATGCCCCAGCATGTAAGCAATACTGCATGAGCGGATTAGGATATGACAGCTCCTCTCCTTGAAATAATAATCCACCTATGACCTGAAGCATCATTGCTTTCATTGAAAATGTTCTAGATCATATGAAATCAAAACATTACTGGCCTGCCAGAAACATAGTTCATATTATTGACATTTGTAAATTTCATTTAAGAATATTTTCCACTTAGCTGATAATCCCAGGTTTTATTTTATCTAAATATAAAAGCTGTGGGGAGGCGCTAAGTGATCCTGCACTGCTACTTCATAGTGCTAATGGCCCtcaattcctgttgatttcagtcaGAGCTGAGGATTGTATGATTGGGCCCTTAGTTGCTAAAGGCAGTTGTTTTGTAGTTGTATTAATAGGTCTTCTAAGACTAAATTAATGGGTCCTATGTGACTAAGATATGATAACCACATGGCTGACAGCCAACCACATTTCTTCCATTATTCCAGCTTGCTTTATGAAGCCTTATCGATTAAGGATGCCCCTGTACTAGTACAGCCACAATGTAGATGGCTCTTTAAATTCAGGAGCTGTCAGAAAACAGTGTACACAGTGTAGCCGCTCTTCTATATGTATCCAGTATgaaaatgtaaatacattttcGTTTTCTGTCCAAGAGGAGCATATCCCAGTGTGCTAACTCTTTCTTTCAGGGATCATTGCCAGTGTTATGTACACAACCGGCCTTTTTGAGCATGGTCCTTATCACTCATTTGGGAAGAACCATAAATGAGAAAACTTACAGGCAATAAAAATGAATCCTGAAACCGAGCACCTGATTTCAAGAGAGATGATGGTGGTCCGgaattccgcccccccccacaccccccatggcaagagactatatcttttttggggagaggggggagggggaagtggggtgtACTCACTTGTGGGTAAGGAAGAGGATTTCAGGCTCAACTATCAGGGCCAGTGAAATTAACATTGTCCTATTATTACAACCATGGCTACAGAGACAAAGTGATTTACAGAGGCTAGCTCATTCCCATGGGACCCAAAGAACTGATTAAAACAGATTCTTTGGGTAGACTGATGTTTCTGCTGAATAGGTCGGTTGCCCAGAGAGCTGAGATCATCCGTCCTTTTACAGCTTTTGCAGTGAGTGTGTAGTTGGAAGGTGGCCTATCTTTTCTGCTGAATAGGTGTAGTGAGATCAAAGGAACTAGGAGGGAGGTTGAAGGGAAATAAGTGGATGAAGAAAAGGGATTACAGTAAGCCTCCCATTGTTAAATAAATGTAGTATCTGGGAAGGATCCTTGAAATTCCTAGTCTCCACTGTTCCTGCTCCAAGGAGCTGATCTATAACACAACcatgaaaactgaaattaaaaaagggGATAAAAGGAGGGGTTGGATTTTGTTGTGAAAGTAACCGAGAGTCTAAAACATAAAGTGCAAAACTTCAATAAAATAAAGTACACATTTTCTTCTGTCTATCCAAATACAGCTACTATATCATCTCCATTGCCTATATAACTTTGGTTTTGAGTAGTAAATAAACTACACATACCCCATCATTTCACTGAAACTATCAGAAACATCAGAAAGGACACTGGCAAAGGATAACACAACGTACCATTTGGTAcagtttttatgtattttaaaatgtatgtaaaatgcagtaatttatataaaatacatttacTACAGTATGAAGGCTACAATGGAAGAGCATTTTAAGGCTGTATATACATTTAGCTCTTTTTGGTAAGGAGATAATGACTTAATCTGTGCGACTAATACACATATGTACTCTTTAATTATATGAATAAAAAGTAGTTACTGAGACAAATAATGATGCACTTTGTATATTAAAATGATGGGGTTTTTGCTCAGAAAGTTGAAGCACCCAATATGAGATGGTGCGGTAATGATATCCGAGCTCCATTTtccaaggaatatttccaacaaaaCGCTGGAGTTCTTCAGGATTCAGTGATAACAGAGCCTACATGTTGTAGGCCTGGATGGAGCCCTTGGCATGGCTAAATGTATGAACCACAGTAAGGCTGTGAACCAAAGTAGGCCTTGTTAGAATAGTAACCACTAGGAATCAGCTAAGTAACATAAACATATTCCTAAGAGAATGGTACAGGAACATACAGCCCCTTGCAAGATAAAAATGGAATGATAGGATAATGGATGAGGCTGTTTTGTTTGAATATCAGACACAAGGTACAAGGATGGCAACTGATAACATCTGGAATgtaatacataacttgtttgtatcaatgtaGAAAAGGAGAGTGGTAGGAGGGGCAGCTTTGTATTGGCCTAGGGGTCAACACTTGTGTTGATTGAGCTGATACCTTGTCACCGACATACATGGGTTAATGTACATGTGACTGGCTGGATGGGGTACTGAGAACATGCCttattgacaataaacctggccaagccTTAGCCACAGAACtgagcctgtggtctttctttatgaTTAACATCAAAGTCTGCTGAATCCACAATCTACGCCAGTGCAGAAACACCAGAGCTCCAAAGGACAGCATGGGAGTGACATCCTTCATGTGTGATTCAGTAACCTTTAACTCTCTTCAGGTCAGCTGCGGAGCAAAGAATCTTTTGTCTCTTCTCTACTACTACCAAACATTAAGGACAAGCCAGCCCTTGTGTCCATATGTGCAGCTGGCCCACAATGAC of Natator depressus isolate rNatDep1 chromosome 4, rNatDep2.hap1, whole genome shotgun sequence contains these proteins:
- the LGI2 gene encoding leucine-rich repeat LGI family member 2 isoform X2, with the protein product MFAHLPCLQLLLLNSNSFTIIRDDAFAGLFHLEYLFIEGNKIETISRNAFRGLRDLTHLSLANNHIKALPRDVFSDLDSLIELDLRGNKFECDCKAKWLFVWLKMTNSTVSDVLCIGPAEYQDKKLNDVTSFDYECTTTDFVVHQILPYQSVSVDTFNSKNDVYVAIAQPSMENCMVLEWDHIEMNFRSYDNITGQSIVGCKAILIDDQVFVVVAQLFGGSHIYKYDESWTKFVKFQDIEVSRISKPNDIELFQIDSEKFFVIADSSKAGLSTVYKWNNKGFYSYQSLHEWFRDTDAEFVDIDGKSHLILSSRSQVPIILQWNKNSKKFVPHSEIPNMEDVLAVKSFRMQNSLYITLTRFIGDSRVMKWNSKQFVEIQALPSRGAMTLQPFSFKNNHYLALGSDYTFSQIYQWDNEKNLFRLFKEIYVQAPRSFTAVSTDRRDFFFVSSFKGNTQIFEHIIVDLSL
- the LGI2 gene encoding leucine-rich repeat LGI family member 2 isoform X1, giving the protein MALLRSSGCSGGSLCLLVLAVACLLQRAQVKKPVRCPATCSCTKESIICVGSPGVPRIILSDISSLSLVNGTFSEIKDRMFAHLPCLQLLLLNSNSFTIIRDDAFAGLFHLEYLFIEGNKIETISRNAFRGLRDLTHLSLANNHIKALPRDVFSDLDSLIELDLRGNKFECDCKAKWLFVWLKMTNSTVSDVLCIGPAEYQDKKLNDVTSFDYECTTTDFVVHQILPYQSVSVDTFNSKNDVYVAIAQPSMENCMVLEWDHIEMNFRSYDNITGQSIVGCKAILIDDQVFVVVAQLFGGSHIYKYDESWTKFVKFQDIEVSRISKPNDIELFQIDSEKFFVIADSSKAGLSTVYKWNNKGFYSYQSLHEWFRDTDAEFVDIDGKSHLILSSRSQVPIILQWNKNSKKFVPHSEIPNMEDVLAVKSFRMQNSLYITLTRFIGDSRVMKWNSKQFVEIQALPSRGAMTLQPFSFKNNHYLALGSDYTFSQIYQWDNEKNLFRLFKEIYVQAPRSFTAVSTDRRDFFFVSSFKGNTQIFEHIIVDLSL